From the genome of Sulfurovum sp. NBC37-1, one region includes:
- the dsbD gene encoding protein-disulfide reductase DsbD, with product MKREKMQNLIKKLLILSVLFSGLVFGGFSSALKKNKFLQPEEAFHISAVQKDNVIETKITLADKIHIYKDDLKYRIVSPTKIDLKPALPPAHEFDGDMVYEKELVVNIPVKEITRKVKGDYTLEIEVVGCSDKGICYQPFRKSFTFKGAKAGFFDKISSLTQEGNTAKIADVLGSESSLFIIILFFIFGLLLALTPCVFPMIPILSSIIVSQSGNEKPSVGKAFFTSLVYVVAMALTYTVVGVIAGLLGADIQTAMQNPWVLTIFALMFVALAFSLFGYYEIGLPASWQSKLSSVSDEAGQKGGIVGTAVMGLLSALIVGPCVAPPLGGAVLFISHTGDALLGGTALFIMSMGMGMPLLLVGIGAGKFMPKPGGWMTVVSQVFGVMMLGLGIFMLSRILPDSVTLILWSLLFIGSALYMGVFDPSSTKKGMKKLVQLLAVVFMLYGASLFVGAISGADSMLRPFEKFTSGGGTAMVAVKEDKSSHRGYSIDRLLKEVVASDKPVVVDFGKDSCTACTELEEITFPDPKVQEALKKFTFIKIDLTDNTEDDKALLKKFELFGTPNIIFFDKKNNYLPEKTLTGFIKPDAFAKHMEQIE from the coding sequence ATGAAAAGAGAGAAAATGCAGAATTTGATCAAAAAGTTACTTATATTGAGTGTACTTTTTAGTGGTTTGGTATTTGGCGGTTTCAGTTCGGCACTGAAGAAAAACAAGTTTTTACAGCCAGAAGAGGCGTTTCATATCTCTGCGGTACAAAAAGACAATGTGATCGAAACAAAGATCACACTCGCTGACAAGATACATATCTATAAGGATGACCTGAAGTACCGCATCGTTTCTCCTACAAAGATAGACCTGAAACCTGCTCTTCCTCCCGCACATGAGTTCGACGGTGACATGGTCTATGAAAAAGAACTTGTCGTTAATATCCCGGTAAAAGAGATCACCCGGAAGGTTAAAGGCGACTATACCCTCGAGATCGAGGTTGTCGGGTGTTCTGACAAAGGTATCTGTTATCAGCCATTCAGAAAATCTTTCACTTTCAAAGGTGCCAAAGCTGGATTCTTTGACAAGATCTCTTCATTGACACAGGAGGGGAACACTGCCAAGATCGCTGATGTTCTTGGAAGTGAGAGTTCACTTTTTATTATTATCCTCTTCTTTATATTCGGTTTGCTGCTGGCCCTGACTCCCTGTGTTTTCCCAATGATTCCGATACTTTCCTCCATTATTGTCTCCCAGTCGGGGAATGAAAAACCGAGTGTGGGGAAAGCCTTCTTCACCTCGCTCGTCTATGTGGTCGCTATGGCATTGACCTACACGGTTGTCGGAGTGATCGCCGGACTTTTGGGGGCGGACATACAGACGGCCATGCAGAACCCATGGGTCCTGACTATTTTCGCTTTGATGTTCGTTGCTCTGGCGTTCTCACTCTTTGGTTACTATGAGATAGGTCTCCCGGCTTCCTGGCAGTCCAAACTCTCTTCAGTAAGTGATGAAGCCGGACAGAAGGGCGGTATTGTCGGTACGGCGGTCATGGGTCTTCTCTCTGCGCTCATTGTCGGACCGTGCGTTGCACCGCCGCTGGGCGGGGCTGTACTCTTCATTTCCCATACGGGTGATGCCCTACTGGGCGGAACAGCACTTTTCATCATGAGTATGGGAATGGGCATGCCGTTACTGCTTGTGGGTATCGGTGCAGGCAAGTTCATGCCGAAGCCCGGCGGATGGATGACGGTTGTGTCGCAGGTGTTTGGTGTAATGATGCTCGGACTGGGTATCTTTATGCTCTCGCGCATACTTCCTGACAGCGTTACCCTGATACTCTGGTCACTGCTCTTTATAGGTTCGGCGCTCTATATGGGTGTGTTCGACCCGAGCAGCACCAAGAAAGGGATGAAGAAACTGGTACAGTTGCTTGCAGTTGTTTTCATGCTGTACGGTGCTTCTCTTTTTGTCGGTGCCATCAGTGGTGCCGATTCGATGTTGAGACCGTTTGAGAAATTCACTTCGGGTGGCGGAACAGCGATGGTAGCAGTCAAAGAAGACAAGTCCAGCCATCGAGGTTACAGCATCGACCGTCTCCTCAAAGAGGTAGTGGCTTCGGACAAGCCGGTGGTGGTCGATTTCGGAAAAGATTCCTGTACGGCATGTACCGAACTTGAAGAAATCACCTTCCCTGATCCCAAAGTGCAGGAAGCATTGAAAAAGTTCACCTTTATCAAGATAGACCTGACGGACAATACCGAAGATGACAAAGCACTTTTGAAGAAGTTCGAACTTTTTGGTACGCCCAACATCATCTTCTTTGACAAAAAGAACAATTACCTGCCGGAAAAGACCCTGACAGGATTCATTAAACCGGATGCATTTGCGAAGCATATGGAGCAAATAGAGTAG